The stretch of DNA ttaaccttcacaactcgtacaAATCAACCACATGCCAAATTCTCTTgtacccccacatgattcactgagTGATCTTTCAATACATTCGCATGTTCGGTCAGAACCACACATTGAGACAATGTTGAGCATacctggctccctcgtagtcaatccgcggcatcacgaaccatcagcgcacagctgataccgagtgtgcaatgtcatacacgagtggatgcaaaggaaTGTGCAATATATATTTCAtgatgaatcaatgccgcacgacaaggaatgaaagaagtgaaatttcttAATAGTTtacgtagcctctcgaagataagtacagatgtctccataccgatccgcaagacactactaaactttcttatgacttgtagcacctataAACATAGAGCTTtgctaccaacttgtcacgacccgaaattctcaccttcggggccgtgatggcgcctaacatttcacttgctaggcaagccaacgttagattaAATCTTATCCATTTTTAACAGTTCAGTTGAACTGATAATAGATCAACCAAATATCTAGAATAAATATGAAGTAGAAATTTAATACAAttttcaaaaccggtagtacaagtcacaagctctacagagtttactagaaaatctctaaatacaactgttccagAATATAATCAACAGTGCAGGAAAAtattagaaggtgactctgaggcttgcGAACGTGACAGTaggtataccttaagtctccacagcaatgtccGATCAATTAGTaagattatcaacaacactgAGATATTTCGATCAgcacaaaaggatgtgcaaaagtgtagcatgagtacaccacagtggtacccagtaactatcaagcctaacctcggtagagtagtgacgaggccaggtcaagacacctaccagacatataaacTTGTATAATATGTTgcataaagctaacaaggaaagaatatcaatataaggccaataatagaagaattttccattcaacaatgaaaataatgataACACGGATGGCACCGAGCAAACAATCAAGCAATTAAGCAACAACACAGTCAGAGTACAACTATAATAtaaacatggcacggcatcacccataGTTCTCttactctcatccttaccatgaaatgatgaataatttaaacacaatTAAATACAAATCCAATTTGAACATAGTAAAGTGTCTAATGAGTTATTAAgccaatttaggatttaaataaggtaaaatagtggaTAGGTTGTACAAAGAGAATATCAATTGAACTCAGTTTAGAAATATATGATATGCgataaaatattgtatttatacaaaTAAGACACTCAATCAAATCTTAACGAGATAAATATGGGATTTATTAAAGTAATACGTGATAATAATTTTTACGTAAATTACACGACAATAATATAATGATCAAATTTGAGATACCAATTAGAGTAGAAATATAATCACCATTTAGATTAGTAAATCTCCGAATaaaatatgagttttatttttgaaagacacacaagtAAAACCTCTTGAAAATTCATTCATTTAAATCTGCTAAGTTTCAACAGCTTATCATATCACAtaggatgcatgactcacacaagaagttcATATTGTTCCATTTTTAATACATTGACGGTTAATTAATTATGTTCAAAATATAATGAAGTTATTTAAGAAATCACAATAACCGTCCCAACATGGAATGCATCATGAGAATTACAATCGGAATTAACCTTAAtatcacaataatttcatatttaaattccgttgcggcgtgtaacccgatccttcaatatattcatattaaatttcgttgcggcgtgcaacccgatcctccaatatattcattttaaattccgttgcggcgtgcaacccgatcctccaatatattcattttaaattctgttgcggcgtgcagcccgatcctccaatatattcattcaacaaatttgttgcggcgtgcaacccgctcctcaaattAAACATTTTAACacatctgttgcggcgtgcaacccgctcctcaagcAACACAAATTAAACAACCAATTTACAGCCAACTACGGTGTACCACAAAATCATAAGGAATAACGAGTCTACACAAAGAAGTTACAATTAATGAAAAAGCTACACGATAGCTCACGAATTCAAATAGCAAGGTAATAACAATCCACAATCAAGGCATATAGCAGACAAGCACTAATTCAACAAGTGACTACaatcaacaattagcatataGGGTGAACTTGACAACAAGGATGGAATATGtactaacaatttcaagtaaagcacgtacaaacaattctaacaataaaagatataatCATAACATGATATTTACAAACAATTGTATAAAAGGAGTCTAACGGTcctaaccggtcaaataccacatataggtcgtgtacccactcgtcatctcgcgtacacgaccttcatataacacgaatgacacaatcatctcaaatcctaaggggtggtttGCCCCAcacaaagtgtcacgacccaaaatctcacccgtcgtgatggcgcctatctcgatactaggcaagccgttaatgtcactaaaccacaatttcttttaagtttgaaaatataatatttaaatacaatacaaaatctcccaaatacaaatacgaacactccccaaaatctggtgtcactgagtacatgagcatctaatatgaatacaaatctggaaagtatagtctataatagtctgagaccaaataccgtaaacaaagagatagagaaggagagacaaggtatgcggaaacacgacagctacctcaaaatctcctgaaaatcaatcgcgcgaaaggatcaacacctgcTGTGTCCGgggatacctggatctgcacacgaagtgcagagtgtagtatgagtataaccaactcagcaagtaacaataataaataaggaactgaagatagtaacgagctacacagttatggttaatttccagtaattccaacaaagaataaacatgctatcaaatctggcagtttaatgtcaaatcaatttttatacagttcctgttcatgtaatccgtatatcaacaatcttccagagatttcacaacaatgacagatagcaactaagtacaacaataaatggaaatcaagtataacctcttaggacaacaatcactcactgggctcccagccctcatcactcactctcagtgggtactcgcgctcactgggggtgtacaaactccggaggggctcctacagcccaagcgctataatctgtacggacaactcacgtgctgcatggacaactcatatgtcataatataaatatttggatctgcacggccaactcacgtgctatagtataatataaggatcctcacggccaactcacgtgctgcacggccaactcacgtgctatagtataatataaggatctgcacggccaactcacgtgttgcacggccaactcacgtgctatagtataatatctcacaatcaggccctcggcctcactcagtcataaagctctccagtctctagggctctcaacaatcatgaaatcagcccaaacaacaataatatgacacatcaataatgaacaatagatactgagacaaaataatcaagtaactatgactgagtacaaaataacaatttaagcaaataattcaatatgtacacaacctctgtaggtcccaacaatacgaacatatagcctaaacatggtttctaacctaacttatagtcaaatttccacaacaatTAGAGAACACATAATTAtcaataagttattcaactttacagttttcacgggacggaccaagtcataatcccctcggtgtACGCCCATACGTCAaacacttagcatgtgcgtcacctccaaaaataatcacatgatacaaaaattcggggtttcataccctcaggaccatatttaaaactgttacttacctcaaaccgtgtaattctttattccgctatgcccttttcacgagaattggtctccgaaagcctcgtatctagccataattaattcgattcagtcaatacccattattgtaattaattccataaggagatactaagttttccaataaaattcgaaattaacttcaaaaatcgctcgtggggcccgcATATCGGAAccagacaaaagttacagaatatgaacgctcatccaaccacgagtctaaccatacaaatttcaccaaaatccgacaccaactcaaacctcaaatcttcaattaaaacctatgaagatttctaccattttcaacccaatccttacccatttgaacttaacaatctttccacaaccttattggtatgtatacataatactcttatacccaggaatcatactataaatcacccatttttactccaaacccgaaattgaagaattgagaaaAGAAATTCCTACCTCTTTGatgccctagcaagatccttgtgaaatcttcaaaccttgaataagaattgatggataaatgactaagtctttactttctctctctaaaatgctctcacctctctctaaaatatcagattttggctcaaaaatgaacttcaagggctataaatcgaagttgggtcgggtcaaaaattagaaagaatggaagctccgacgcagttatgttgtcgcatatgcgatcgcataacaggtatgcggtccacatactggccgcataatttggcctccaaatctgggcgttactgacccggtccgctatcattatgcggtctgcatacttgttttgcggtcgcataatgcaccgcaaaacaggtttgcggtcgcatagtgcaccgcagatttttctcaaatcttgcccctctacTGATCCACTTtgtgaccattatgcggtccgcatagtgattctgcgaccgcatagtggtcgcagaaaagacccttttccgacaaaatttttctttacacatcggtgcattgttcaacccaaaaagtccgagcttataatatttgtactaattgatctacctcggcactacCAAACCtgaatttccttagcaaaatttctctggggtcgttacacataagtcaacatccggtcagcctcttcaacttaaattctaaaccttggaactaagtgctccaaatcatttcaaaacctcaccgaacccaaaccaattaccccggcaagccaaataacaactgtaattcacaatttgagcagtaaatgggaaaataggattataatactcaaaacgaccggtcgggtcgttacacaaagttagacaagacacttaccttaacggAGTtaagccgatattccaaaatagcattCTCACGTGAATTTTCCTCCGAACGGCTCCAGTctttcttgagctttccttacgTTACCACAATATTCCGAAAATCCTacaaacttcaatctatttagaaacataacaaaagcgaaccataattaggaagatatgcatggtttcagctcatttgagtattttatcaaacactaggtgtgcaaatttggttacaaggttcttctacaagattttcttcgctccacaacccaatccttacttatttgagctcaacaatctttccacaaaccttattggtacaagaatatatgcataatactcttacactcaaGAATCATTCTCTCAaccacccatcttttaccccaaactcgaaattgaagactaggggtttgaatcttacctcttagatgaagatcttgtgattggcttccttaattcttgaagattggtgcaagattggatgattataatgttaggtttcctccttctctctctaaaatgctcttacttCTCTCTATACCCCTTATAAAAATacccccaaaataagccccaaaggctatttatcaaaatggggtcgggttatgaaaataggaaaattaaccctccgaactcaggtctgcggtcgcataatggaccgtacaATTGGCAAGCgggtcgcataatacaccgcaaAACTGATGCCTAGAAATAGGCTTCACTGGACAAGTCtacgaccattttgcggtcgcataaccacttctgcggCTCGCAGAATGATTCTGTGGTCGCAGAATTGGCCGCAAAATTGCTTTCTGTCAGTCTTTAGTAATTTGGTCATAGCTTCTTGTAGGAGTATCCAAataacgaacggtttgaagcgttaaaaactagactcaaagagatttaatttgataggttatacatCATATAACTTATTATAtgtatgtagatatgctcgtccaaaatttggtcttgtgcgtacccacTTGAAatttttagtctatcatgaaattttcaacttgacttgtgcttaggcctctccttagaccccacatcacttataatatgcctcgttcactttatccaattgatatccatcatattaatagttctCGTTTGCACACAGAATAATATAATTAGTATACATCAACTTTCTaatttcgccaaaatgcgccgaattattctacggacttccaactccaattccggacatacgcctaagtccgaaatcatcatacgaacctattgaaactatcaaagttccattccgaggtcgtttgcacaaaagtaaaactctggtcaactcttttcatttaagcttccaaaacaagaatatattgttctttcaattaaatctcgaATCATCCAAAAATAAAACTTGACCGcacgcgcaagtcataatacacattacgaagctgctcgaggtCTTAAGCCGTTAAAGGGGagctaattcttaaaatgacaagtcggatcgttacacttgAATTAAAAATACCTGATAGATATATAATATACTTATTGTTcatgtatagtatatgtataacCATGTATAATCAGTATATAATCTTTGTATACGACTAAAAAAAAAGTTAATATTGAATCTGACCGGCTATTTATGTAAAGCTCCCGAATTGAAACAAGGAAATCTAATTGGATCGTTTCATAAATAACTAGTCGTTAGTCACGTGCCGTTATACGTGTATCACTTGTTAATagttacatattttatatatCTAAGTCAtgaaaagcaaaaataaaaaatcaagttTTAAGTTTCTTCGTTAAGATTCAATTATTTATTTCCCCTTTTCTCTCTTAGTTTCCACCAATAATCTTTGAAACTTCAATATGATTCAGGATAACGACGTGTTTGAAATTTATAGAATAAGTATATAAACATTAATATATAAACAAAAAAtaagcaattaaacaagtaattTGACAgcataaataaatttataaagGTGGTATGCATATAGATATGAGAATTATGAACTACATATTTCCGGGGCTAACTTCCTTTATATATTCTTTTTATTGAGACAATAGTTTTCACCTAAAATCATTGAAGAATTACAAATTTTGTAAAATCAACTACTCTCCTGGAAGTTAAGATTATACTTGGGAGTTTTATCAGGATGGAAAACTCCAAAATGCTTCTCAGTCTCGGCCCCGATCTTAATATTTTCATCAAATATAGCAAACAAATAAGTTTCTATAGCAGTTCCAGGCTTGTGTGGAGTTCCTGCACCTGACTTCACATGACTAATCAAATTACTGTAATAAGTTCCAGCATTATCTATACTTGCTCCATCTCCACCATCAGATGGCCATCCACTTTCCGAAATAACAATTGGCAAGTTTTCTCCGCCAGCTTTCTCAACTGCATAATAAGTTGCATCCAACATAGCGTCGAAAAGATTATGATAGCCCGATGGATCGGGATTCTGTTGTGTAAATAGTGCATAAGGGAGTGGCACATGAGCAGGGTCGCCAAGATAACCAAAATACGGATAAATATTTGCTAGGACAGGCAAGTTATTCTGTTTCAGGAACCCGATAAGTGGGTTAATGAAACTGCTTATATCGTCGCTAAATACTGACTGAGAAGGTGGATATGTGTTCCTCAAAATCCCTGTCTCTATAGCCGTTGAGACCTTAACCTGAAGTTGAAATTTCGTTATCGCCTGTTGCACGTTTTGCAATGCGGGGATAAGAAAGGGAGCAAATTTAGATGTTGCAACATTAGCAGGGGATACTTCATTTCCAACATTTATATATTTGAACTTAACATCTGGTGAATAAGCCACAATATTTGCATTAACCCAATTTGTAGCTGCATTTGGATCTGTTAAAGCTTGAAGATTATCATTAGGAATATCAAGAATTATTTCAATGTTACTTCCCTTAAGAGCAGTGAGTGTTTCAGCAATTGGATCGTAAACTCTCATATTTGTTATGCCATTAGCTTTATAAAGATTTACAACATCTTGTGCTGATGGTAAGTTGTTACCATTTCTTCCATAACATACTCCAATAGGTTGTGCCTCTgcatcataaaataaaaaaaagatagTGTAAATAAAGGAATTTATTGTCGAATCAGCGACGGAGCCAAAAATTGTAATAAGGGGAttcaaaaaattcaaacttgCGACCTAAAGCAATTTTCTAAACTACTTATGTCACTACAATAAAAACTTTTTCTATGTCAAGGAGAGATTCAAAAGTTTATATGTATATGAAAATTATTATTCTCGCATTATTTACACAGTACTCCAACGAAAGGGATTCAATTGAACCCCTTCATTAATCGTGCCTCCGCCATTACATAAGTACTCAAAGTGACACCCTTTGAAACTAAAGCACCTATTCTGTATAAGATTTTACGTTATCGATATAGTTTAATCAATTATAATAGTTTGTTGACTATTTTTTCAAGCGACCAACCAATATTAATAAAAGAGGGTTACCTATAATTACATTTTAAGTAATCGagttatataaatatttatatatcaATAGTACATAGAACATAAACTCGTCTGTATAAATTATGTAACAGAAAAAGCGATTTGGTAAATTTCTTAATCATGCATAAAGCATATGGGATACCCAAAAGAAATTAATCCTTTGAAGGtatacaaaaaataataacaataaaatgtTTAAAGTAAAACCAAGATAATGAGATGATGAGAAAATACCTATTATTTGAAGGTATGTCATTACCATACCAACAAATACAAACATCAACAAGTTAGCCATCATGAAAAAGCAATAAGAAACAAATGAAATGTATGATGTAGGAAAAAGACCAAATGATGGCTTCTTATATAGGGAAAAAAATGACTAGAGTGTAATATTAAAATTAGTTACTGCAATTTGGTCAACGTTAGGTATTTGTAAAGTCATTTAATACATAAACATATAAGCGTATGTATagtattagaaattatttgatggtctaattgaaaattttagtttAGATTTGCTACTCTATAATTTGTGAGTAGTCCCTCACAATTTTGGAATATGATTAGAGCATGACATAGTTTTTAATATATCATCATAATATCTGTTTTTTTTTCCCTCACTGCATTGTGTTAGATGTCTAACgatagataatttttttttttttgtcaaattTAATCGAATTTTGAGCTTGTGGTTTAAATGCTATATCAATTTTAAAATAGTGATACATATCCACGAGAAGTAGCACAAAAAGGGCAAAAACAAAAATCATTGACTGCATGCATTTGACTGCCTAAAAGTTATTCACACAATCAAATTAATTAACTATATATGGAGGTGTTCATGTAAACcgtaaaaccaaaccaaattaaaaACTGAAGTACACCGACCAAAAACAAAAAAACGATATTTTTTTGTTTGATTTGGTTTAAAACTGATAAAATTTAGTTTGATTTTAATTTTAAGcaaaaaataattgaaaaaatcaaaccaaatcgatTATATAAATACCTATTTAAAACTTATAATTACGCACATATATGTACGTTTTTACATATTTTTCTTAAATTGTTGagtatgttttattttctttgtgGAAGTGGCTTTTCTAACTGATTAAGCCTTGTTACTGTCTGATAGTTTTAttcaattaaattttttaaactGTGTTTTGCAACATTTTCCTTTGAACACAGTTATTATTCCCagtggcggatccaggatttgaagGTCGTGAGTGCTCACTCTAACATAAAGTTGTTGTTAATCGCATAGTAGAAgtatataattatataaacacgACAGAAAAAAATTAATGAAAAGATTACGATTAATATTATCATTATCAAAAAAGACTtctacacacaagtcataatgaaCTACTAACAATATTATCATTATTAACAAAATTCTAGCCAAAAGGTATAACTGTGCTCGGCGATTATTCACATATTGAAAACGATAAATAATAACATCATTGCTTATAGTTACGAAAGCTTTTCGCTTTACTGTTTTTTACTTTTAAAATACccaattttttttctttgagCCACAAAAATTATTATGAGACAAAACATATTAAGAGAGGcacatttttttcttttcaatttctcTAGCTTTAATCAAATCTTAGTTCTTACTTTTTCCCTTTTATGTGTCACAACGAGAAGAAAAt from Nicotiana tomentosiformis chromosome 11, ASM39032v3, whole genome shotgun sequence encodes:
- the LOC104085577 gene encoding glucan endo-1,3-beta-glucosidase, acidic-like, whose translation is MMANLLMFVFVGMVMTYLQIIEAQPIGVCYGRNGNNLPSAQDVVNLYKANGITNMRVYDPIAETLTALKGSNIEIILDIPNDNLQALTDPNAATNWVNANIVAYSPDVKFKYINVGNEVSPANVATSKFAPFLIPALQNVQQAITKFQLQVKVSTAIETGILRNTYPPSQSVFSDDISSFINPLIGFLKQNNLPVLANIYPYFGYLGDPAHVPLPYALFTQQNPDPSGYHNLFDAMLDATYYAVEKAGGENLPIVISESGWPSDGGDGASIDNAGTYYSNLISHVKSGAGTPHKPGTAIETYLFAIFDENIKIGAETEKHFGVFHPDKTPKYNLNFQESS